In Chiroxiphia lanceolata isolate bChiLan1 chromosome 2, bChiLan1.pri, whole genome shotgun sequence, a single genomic region encodes these proteins:
- the LOC116782525 gene encoding uncharacterized protein LOC116782525, which produces MEEETQNEQGICINWAQKVTLDRPIIECTLLSPNSGQQKTVSGLLDTGADISIISAKDWPSTWGTTRPAVDIQGVGGSKIPLQSILPLLVQGPQDFLAPLFQLLKGEAELTSPRQLTPEAESIIEVINQKISEQQVNRRVEGLPTALLIFRGPKQPFAVIGQLDSKNKKFLLWEWVFLSHQFSKTIVTLPEMLAKVCHKGKLRMLELSGKDPDFLYVPLSKSQLRYYDLHLFDFQQVMSRSEMDTVQASKDPPRSFPPSSTSSRSSTNGFSTNYRKRSSISITFGIILFFTCSITPANQKDLTSGALATPPPTIPNWVKQQFEEQVNRKYSIFRAILYRTQKVSGTMYFIKVQVSGTDYVHLKVFVGPPAENVYPALISFQTGKTRNDPLDYF; this is translated from the exons ATGGAGGAAGAAACCCAGAATGAACAGGGAATTTGCATTAATTGGGCTCAAAAGGTTACTCTTGACAGACCTATAATAGAATGTACTCTTCTCTCTCCTAATTCAGGCCAACAGAAAACTGTGTCTGGTTTACTGGACACAGGCGCGGATATTTCCATAATCTCTGCCAAAGATTGGCCCAGCACCTGGGGTACAACAAGGCCAGCTGTCGACATCCAGGGAGTAGGAGGATCCAAAATTCCTCTCCAGAGCATTTTACCACTTCTGGTCCAAGGCCCACAGG ATTTCTTAGCTCCTTTGTTTCAGCTCCTTAAGGGAGAAGCAGAACTAACTTCTCCTCGTCAGTTGACACCAGAAGCAGAAAGTATTATTGAAGTGATCAATCAGAAAATTTCAGAACAACAGGTAAACAGGAGAGTAGAAGGATTACCTACTGCATTGCTAATCTTTCGTGGACCAAAACAGCCTTTTGCTGTAATAGGACAATTAgactcaaaaaacaaaaaatttcttttgtggGAATGGGTATTTCTCAGTCACCAGTTTTCAAAGACAATTGTTACTTTGCCTGAAATGCTTGCAAAAGTCTGTCACAAAGGCAAGCTTCGAATGTTAGAACTGTCAGGGAAAGACCcagattttctttatgttcCACTGTCCAAATCTCAATTGCGTTATTATGATTTGCATCTGTTTGATTTTCAACAGGTTAT GAGCAGGTCCGAGATGGATACCGTCCAGGCTAGTAAGGATCCACCAAGAagtttccctcccagctcaACCAGCAGCAGATCCAGCACCAACGGATTCAGCACCAACTACAGGAAGCGATCCTCCATCAGCATCACCTTCGGGATAATCCTGTTTTTTACGTGCAGCATAACACCAGCAAATCAGAAAGACTTAACATCAGGAGCCCTTGCCACACCTCCTCCAACAATTCCAAATTGG gtGAAACAACAGTTTGAAGAGCAGGTAAACAGGAAATATAGCATCTTTAGAGCCATACTCTACAGGACTCAAAAAGTTTCTGGGACGATGTACTTCATTAAG gtCCAAGTTAGTGGTACTGACTATGTCCACTTAAAGGTGTTCGTGGGCCCTCCTGCAGAGAACGTATATCCTGCCCTTATCAGTTTTCAGACTGGCAAGACCAGAAATGATCCTCTGGACTACTTCTGA
- the LOC116783007 gene encoding cystatin-A-like encodes MMTGGLSDTKAATPEIQHIVNQVKPQFESKENRNCAMFTAIAYRTQVVAGTIYFIKVQVSDATYAHLKVFQSLPHENQGPSLVSFQTGKTRDDPLTYF; translated from the exons ATGATGACCGGGGGGTTATCTGACACCAAGGCTGCTACTCCAGAAATCCAGCATATTGTTAACCAG GTGAAGCCACAATttgaaagcaaggaaaacaggAACTGTGCCATGTTTACAGCCATAGCATATAGGACTCAAGTGGTTGCTGGGACAATCTACTTTATTAAG GTCCAAGTTTCTGATGCCACATATGCCCACTTAAAGGTGTTTCAGAGTCTTCCTCATGAGAACCAAGGTCCCAGCCTTGTCAGTTTTCAGACTGGTAAAACCAGAGATGATCCCCTGACCTACTTCTGA